A genomic segment from Chitinophaga flava encodes:
- a CDS encoding RagB/SusD family nutrient uptake outer membrane protein, translating to MKILRYTSAILLAGTLLNSGCSKGFLDKPAYGGLSNEIVANKDGVNYLLVGAYAALDGQGNPTGALGGGGNGWEASPTNWIYGSVVGGDAHKGSEGTDQTPINEIAISQPNVSNSFFNTKWKAVFEGVARCNNTLKLMAQAKDMSDAERTQVQAEARFLRGHYYFELRKMFKKVPYVTEATADPLVSNDAEIWPNIEADFKYAMDNLPPTQPQVARANKWAAKVYLAKTYLYQKKYPEALQLFNDAITNGVTSNGLPYALTANFEDNFDASKKNNSESVFAIQMSANDGTNNIANANMGDMLNFPGNFKCCGFYQPSFDLVNSYRVDGSGLPYLDDYNQHPIKSDMGIRSADSFSPDTDPIDPRLDWTVGRRGLPYHDWGYFAGSDWIRDHSQRYAGPYATKKMVYWNYNQDKYLDDHSWAPGTAINVLLIRFADVLLMTAECAAETGDLGRAKDLVNQVRHRMIDHPENWVHDYKDPAKPILGFDPAKPISNYSIGEYPAFPNVDFARKAIRFERKLELAMEGHRFFDLSRWGIADQVLNAYFAFEGQITQDVQGGHFTKGKNEYFPIPQRQIDLTLKDGKPVLKQNDNF from the coding sequence ATGAAAATATTACGATATACAAGTGCAATATTGCTCGCGGGGACGCTCCTGAACAGCGGATGCTCCAAAGGCTTTCTGGACAAGCCGGCATATGGTGGTTTGTCTAATGAGATCGTGGCTAATAAGGATGGGGTCAACTACCTCCTGGTGGGCGCCTATGCAGCACTCGACGGACAGGGAAACCCTACCGGCGCGCTGGGTGGTGGTGGCAATGGCTGGGAGGCTTCGCCTACCAACTGGATCTATGGCAGCGTGGTAGGTGGCGATGCTCACAAAGGCAGTGAGGGTACCGACCAGACACCGATCAATGAAATTGCCATCAGCCAGCCCAATGTCAGCAACTCTTTCTTTAACACCAAATGGAAAGCGGTATTTGAAGGCGTGGCCCGCTGTAATAATACCCTGAAACTGATGGCACAGGCTAAAGATATGTCTGATGCAGAAAGAACACAGGTACAGGCAGAAGCCCGCTTCCTCAGAGGGCATTATTATTTTGAGCTGAGAAAGATGTTCAAAAAAGTGCCCTACGTCACAGAAGCTACCGCCGACCCGCTGGTATCTAATGATGCAGAAATATGGCCTAATATCGAAGCAGATTTTAAGTATGCGATGGACAATCTGCCTCCAACGCAGCCTCAGGTGGCCCGTGCCAACAAATGGGCGGCAAAGGTTTATCTGGCCAAAACCTATCTCTATCAGAAAAAATATCCGGAAGCACTGCAGCTGTTTAATGATGCCATTACCAACGGTGTTACCTCCAATGGCCTGCCTTACGCACTGACAGCCAATTTTGAAGATAACTTCGATGCTTCCAAAAAGAATAATTCGGAGTCCGTATTCGCTATTCAGATGTCGGCAAACGATGGTACCAACAACATCGCCAACGCCAATATGGGCGATATGCTCAACTTCCCCGGCAATTTTAAATGCTGTGGTTTCTATCAGCCCTCCTTTGATCTTGTCAACTCCTATCGGGTAGATGGAAGCGGGTTACCTTACCTGGACGATTATAACCAGCATCCGATAAAATCAGACATGGGTATCCGGTCTGCGGATTCGTTCTCCCCGGATACAGACCCGATAGATCCGCGTCTTGACTGGACGGTAGGCCGCCGTGGTCTTCCATACCACGACTGGGGATACTTTGCCGGTTCCGACTGGATTCGTGATCACTCACAACGATATGCAGGTCCTTATGCCACTAAAAAAATGGTGTACTGGAACTATAACCAGGACAAATATCTGGATGACCACTCCTGGGCTCCGGGCACAGCTATCAATGTACTGCTGATCCGCTTCGCAGATGTGTTGCTGATGACAGCAGAATGTGCAGCAGAAACCGGCGACCTGGGAAGGGCCAAGGATCTGGTGAATCAGGTGCGTCACAGAATGATCGATCATCCGGAAAACTGGGTACATGATTACAAAGATCCCGCTAAACCTATTCTCGGATTTGATCCCGCTAAACCTATCTCCAATTATAGCATCGGAGAATATCCGGCTTTCCCCAACGTCGATTTTGCCCGCAAGGCAATCCGCTTTGAGCGTAAACTCGAACTGGCGATGGAAGGACACCGTTTCTTCGACTTATCCAGATGGGGCATTGCCGATCAGGTGCTGAATGCTTATTTCGCCTTTGAAGGTCAGATTACTCAGGATGTTCAGGGCGGACACTTTACCAAGGGTAAAAACGAATACTTCCCCATTCCGCAACGTCAGATTGACCTGACGCTGAAAGACGGAAAACCGGTGTTAAAACAAAATGACAACTTCTAG
- a CDS encoding DoxX family protein, with protein MLKRLLQTDDNLTSFIIRITVALVMLPHGLQKLVGMFGGYGFKATMNFFTSNGTPAVLAFLVIITESIGALLILFGFTTRLWALMLTVIMLVATNMHSANGFFMNWAGTQKGEGFEYHLLVIGICIALIVKGAGRWSVDRQLTK; from the coding sequence ATGTTAAAACGATTATTGCAAACCGATGATAACCTTACTTCCTTCATCATCCGTATCACCGTAGCCCTTGTAATGCTGCCACACGGTCTTCAGAAACTGGTTGGTATGTTTGGTGGTTATGGCTTTAAGGCAACGATGAACTTCTTCACCTCCAACGGCACCCCTGCTGTCCTGGCTTTCCTGGTGATCATCACTGAAAGCATCGGTGCTTTGCTGATCCTCTTCGGTTTTACTACACGCCTGTGGGCCCTGATGCTGACAGTCATCATGCTCGTAGCTACCAATATGCACTCCGCCAACGGTTTCTTTATGAACTGGGCCGGTACCCAGAAAGGAGAAGGGTTTGAATACCATCTGCTGGTAATCGGTATCTGTATTGCCCTGATCGTTAAAGGTGCAGGCCGCTGGTCTGTAGACCGTCAGCTGACCAAATAA
- a CDS encoding SusC/RagA family TonB-linked outer membrane protein, producing the protein MKKHFYQRLAVLLCGILLLLCGSNVVAQTKYTGKVSDKASGNPLPGVSVSVKGTNRGTATDPSGNFNIQAKSGETLIFSFVGYDPQEAVIGAGPISILLAEKVGSLEEVVVTGYASQKKKDLTGAISVVKVENLTKQPTSQIANQLQGQVSGITIVGTGQPGQEPQVSVRGKNTFGNNTPLYIVDGVPISNLADVNPNDVQTMQVLKDAGAASIYGARAANGVIIITTKRGTGKVKVQYDGYYGVQKPQGGNPFNILNPQEQADLKWMAIRNSSKNPVFDDDLYGKGDKPVLPDYIFPVGAKEGDPRVDPSKYYVNPEYKRQSDFASFYRINKANKQGTDWYHEIFKPAPITSHNISVAGGGDIGSYFFSLYYFNQQGTLTNTYNKRYAVRANSSFNITDHIRVGENMEYSIISNPRIGILTEGSGVGMSFRIPSIIPVYDIKGNYAGTYSGALGNSRNPVAIQDRFGSTKALGSRLLGNVYGEADLIKGLTFRTSFGGEIYSTSNRNFTYPEYENKENNSVNSYTESAGSGFDWTWTNTLSYHKNFNRAHDIKVMVGTEAFEQEDRMMTGTTTDYFSFNPDFANLTTGFGTPVNGSGYGSNSLFSLFARVDYAFRDKYLIGALVRRDGSSRFGANNRYGNFPAVSAAWRISQEEFMKSIAWISDLKLRGGYGIMGNQINVNPSNVFTMFTFNKSTSFYDMNGTSNSLATGFMQGQIGNPNAKWESNVNSNIGIDATLFKGALEFTVDYYSKLIRDLLFNPELPGVYGAAAPPFANVAEMKNTGVDFSATGNINLAPKLKLTLTGTLTTYKNKILKISESAPYFERDTRRYGVAIIRNAVGRSISEFFGYQIEKFWDSDKEVSDANAAAAAKYPGLAEYQQAAAPGRFRYKDVNGDGKIDAQDRTYLGSPNPDFTYGLNIGLTYKNWDFSMFLYGVHGNKIWNQVRWWTDIYGSFDGAKSKTALYDSWLPTRTNAKAPIQELKPNFSTSDPPTSYYVENGAYLRAKNIMLGYTFPSYMLKRIGVDKFRIYAQAANVFTITKYTGLDPEITGNTDSFGIDEGAYPNQRQYLVGVTLNF; encoded by the coding sequence ATGAAAAAACATTTCTACCAAAGACTTGCCGTACTACTATGCGGCATACTGCTACTATTGTGTGGTAGTAACGTAGTCGCACAAACGAAATATACGGGAAAGGTGTCTGATAAGGCATCCGGCAATCCGCTACCCGGTGTTTCTGTATCTGTGAAAGGTACCAACAGGGGCACCGCTACAGATCCTTCAGGTAATTTCAACATTCAGGCTAAATCAGGAGAAACATTGATCTTCTCCTTCGTAGGCTATGATCCCCAGGAAGCGGTGATCGGCGCTGGCCCTATCAGTATCCTGCTTGCGGAAAAAGTAGGTTCCCTCGAAGAAGTAGTCGTGACTGGTTATGCCAGCCAGAAGAAAAAAGATCTGACTGGCGCCATCTCCGTTGTAAAAGTGGAAAATCTCACCAAACAACCTACTTCCCAGATCGCCAACCAGCTGCAGGGACAGGTGTCGGGTATTACCATCGTTGGCACCGGCCAGCCTGGCCAGGAGCCGCAGGTATCAGTACGCGGTAAAAATACCTTTGGTAACAACACTCCCCTGTATATCGTAGATGGAGTACCTATCTCCAACCTCGCTGATGTAAACCCCAATGATGTGCAAACCATGCAGGTGCTGAAAGATGCCGGCGCCGCCTCTATCTATGGTGCACGTGCAGCCAATGGCGTTATCATCATCACCACCAAAAGAGGTACCGGTAAAGTAAAAGTACAATACGACGGATACTATGGCGTACAAAAGCCACAAGGCGGCAACCCTTTCAATATCCTGAATCCACAGGAACAGGCCGACCTGAAATGGATGGCCATCAGAAACAGTAGCAAAAACCCTGTATTTGATGATGATCTGTATGGAAAAGGTGATAAACCGGTACTGCCGGATTATATCTTTCCGGTAGGCGCCAAAGAAGGTGATCCCCGCGTAGATCCTTCCAAATATTATGTGAACCCCGAATATAAAAGGCAGAGTGACTTCGCCTCTTTTTATCGTATCAACAAAGCCAATAAACAAGGTACCGACTGGTACCACGAAATATTCAAACCAGCTCCCATCACCAGCCATAACATCTCTGTTGCAGGTGGTGGAGATATCGGCAGCTACTTCTTTTCCCTGTATTATTTTAATCAGCAAGGCACGCTTACCAATACCTATAACAAACGTTATGCTGTAAGAGCCAATAGCAGCTTCAATATCACAGATCATATCCGGGTAGGTGAAAATATGGAATACTCCATTATCAGTAACCCCAGAATAGGCATCCTCACAGAAGGAAGTGGCGTTGGCATGTCCTTCAGGATTCCCAGTATCATTCCTGTATACGATATCAAAGGAAATTATGCGGGTACCTATAGTGGCGCGCTGGGCAACTCCCGCAACCCGGTGGCTATACAGGACCGTTTCGGCAGTACCAAAGCACTGGGCAGCAGATTACTCGGTAACGTATACGGCGAAGCAGACCTCATCAAAGGGCTTACTTTCCGTACTTCCTTCGGTGGTGAAATTTATTCTACATCCAACCGTAACTTCACTTATCCGGAATACGAAAACAAGGAAAATAACAGTGTCAATTCCTATACAGAATCTGCTGGTAGTGGCTTCGACTGGACCTGGACCAATACCCTCAGCTATCACAAAAATTTCAACCGCGCACATGATATCAAAGTGATGGTCGGCACAGAAGCTTTTGAACAGGAAGATCGCATGATGACGGGTACTACCACGGATTATTTTTCCTTCAATCCTGATTTTGCCAATCTTACTACGGGCTTCGGAACACCGGTGAATGGCAGCGGATATGGCTCCAATAGCCTGTTTTCCCTGTTTGCCAGAGTAGACTACGCTTTTCGCGATAAATACCTGATCGGCGCTCTGGTCCGCCGTGATGGCTCTTCTCGTTTTGGTGCCAACAACCGCTATGGTAACTTCCCTGCTGTAAGCGCCGCCTGGCGTATATCACAGGAAGAGTTCATGAAAAGCATTGCCTGGATCTCCGACCTGAAACTCCGCGGTGGTTACGGTATCATGGGTAACCAGATCAACGTGAACCCCAGCAACGTTTTCACCATGTTCACCTTTAACAAGTCTACTTCCTTCTATGATATGAACGGGACTTCCAATTCCCTGGCTACCGGCTTTATGCAGGGCCAGATCGGAAACCCCAATGCGAAGTGGGAAAGCAACGTCAATTCCAACATTGGTATAGACGCAACCTTGTTTAAAGGAGCACTCGAATTCACTGTGGACTATTACAGTAAACTGATCAGAGACCTGCTCTTTAATCCGGAACTCCCTGGTGTATATGGTGCTGCCGCACCACCATTTGCCAACGTGGCAGAAATGAAAAACACCGGTGTTGATTTCTCCGCTACCGGTAATATCAATCTGGCACCTAAGCTGAAACTCACGCTCACCGGTACCTTAACAACATATAAAAACAAAATCCTGAAAATATCTGAATCAGCTCCTTACTTCGAAAGAGATACACGCCGTTATGGTGTAGCGATCATCCGCAACGCAGTAGGCAGAAGTATCAGTGAGTTCTTCGGATATCAGATCGAAAAATTCTGGGACAGCGATAAAGAGGTAAGCGATGCCAATGCCGCTGCTGCCGCTAAATATCCAGGTCTTGCAGAATACCAGCAGGCCGCTGCTCCCGGTCGTTTCCGCTACAAAGATGTAAACGGTGACGGTAAGATAGATGCACAGGACCGCACTTATCTGGGCAGCCCCAATCCTGATTTCACTTATGGCCTCAATATCGGACTCACTTACAAAAACTGGGACTTCTCCATGTTCCTCTATGGTGTACATGGCAACAAAATCTGGAACCAGGTAAGATGGTGGACCGATATCTACGGTTCTTTCGATGGTGCAAAAAGCAAGACAGCCCTGTATGATTCCTGGTTGCCTACCCGCACCAATGCCAAAGCGCCTATTCAGGAGCTGAAACCCAACTTCAGCACTTCCGATCCTCCAACTTCATACTATGTAGAAAACGGAGCTTATCTGCGTGCTAAAAACATAATGCTGGGATATACTTTCCCTTCCTATATGCTGAAGAGAATAGGAGTTGATAAATTCAGAATATATGCACAGGCTGCCAATGTGTTTACCATTACCAAGTATACAGGGCTTGATCCTGAAATTACGGGTAATACAGACTCTTTTGGTATCGATGAAGGTGCTTATCCTAACCAGCGCCAGTACCTGGTGGGTGTTACCCTGAATTTCTGA
- a CDS encoding MarR family winged helix-turn-helix transcriptional regulator → MRLEDEIKQVKFKSDYQRAMLNIVFTANWLEVGISKILKHYDLSSQQYNVLRILRGSRPNPLNLLDIQERMMDKMSNATRLVEKLRQKGLLTRIQCPSNRRKVEIEITDKGMEVLRELDPAVEKNDEFLAQKMTKEEAHQLSHLLDKLRG, encoded by the coding sequence ATGAGACTGGAGGATGAAATAAAACAGGTAAAATTTAAAAGTGACTATCAGCGAGCCATGCTAAACATCGTTTTTACGGCAAACTGGCTGGAAGTAGGCATTTCAAAGATATTGAAGCATTATGACCTGTCTTCCCAGCAATACAATGTACTGCGCATATTGCGTGGCAGCAGGCCCAATCCGTTGAACCTGCTGGACATACAGGAGCGTATGATGGATAAAATGAGCAATGCCACCCGCCTGGTGGAGAAGTTGCGCCAGAAAGGGCTGCTGACCCGTATTCAGTGCCCGTCTAACCGCCGCAAGGTAGAGATTGAAATTACGGATAAAGGCATGGAAGTATTACGGGAGCTGGATCCGGCCGTAGAGAAGAATGATGAGTTTCTAGCTCAAAAAATGACGAAGGAAGAAGCCCATCAGTTGAGCCATCTGCTGGATAAACTACGCGGCTAA
- a CDS encoding YceI family protein — translation MKKAFFSTALLVLASIASFAQVKWNADPAHTAIIFSVKHLGINFVQGHFAKFNGTIETADSTNFQNAKVEFTADVNSINTGIEQRDNHLKTDDFFNATQFPEIKVKSVSFKKIAGNKYVMLADVTMRNTTKRVPFDVTYNGVVKDPWGLWRAGFTAKATVNRLDFGVKYADKLATGVYAVAPTVDILVNAEIVKQ, via the coding sequence ATGAAGAAAGCGTTTTTTTCTACCGCCCTCCTGGTATTAGCCAGCATTGCCTCTTTTGCACAGGTTAAATGGAATGCAGATCCGGCACATACCGCCATCATCTTTAGTGTAAAACACCTGGGCATCAACTTTGTACAGGGTCACTTTGCCAAATTCAATGGCACTATTGAAACTGCAGACAGCACCAACTTTCAGAATGCAAAAGTAGAATTCACCGCTGATGTGAACAGCATCAACACCGGCATCGAACAGCGTGACAACCACCTGAAAACCGATGACTTCTTCAATGCGACGCAGTTCCCTGAGATCAAGGTAAAAAGCGTTTCCTTCAAAAAAATAGCAGGCAACAAATATGTAATGCTGGCCGATGTGACCATGCGCAACACTACTAAACGTGTACCCTTTGACGTTACTTACAACGGTGTTGTAAAAGACCCATGGGGACTGTGGAGAGCAGGTTTCACCGCCAAAGCAACTGTTAACCGCCTGGACTTCGGTGTAAAATATGCCGACAAATTAGCTACCGGTGTATACGCAGTAGCGCCTACCGTAGATATTCTGGTAAACGCAGAAATTGTTAAGCAGTAA
- a CDS encoding DinB family protein, with translation MIQTTTETHSTSLAEFAKGYAAYNLWADQTMITWLQKQDPALLEKEVVSSFPTIKHTLKHMLSTASWWIKNLRGEHPDLTYGPVICEESVAEVLAEVVAVSEELMELVSSMTAEQLQHPYLVTIPFVGDFNIPGYEMLPQIINHTAYHRGQVVTMGRHLGITDGPNTDYMYYVLVGAQRY, from the coding sequence ATGATACAGACTACTACAGAAACCCATTCCACTTCACTGGCTGAATTCGCCAAAGGTTATGCTGCTTACAATTTATGGGCTGATCAAACAATGATAACCTGGCTGCAGAAACAGGACCCTGCTTTACTGGAAAAAGAGGTGGTGTCCAGCTTTCCGACTATCAAACATACGCTGAAGCACATGTTGAGCACTGCCAGCTGGTGGATAAAAAACCTCCGCGGCGAACATCCTGATCTGACCTATGGGCCGGTAATATGCGAGGAGTCCGTGGCAGAGGTGCTGGCCGAAGTAGTGGCTGTATCAGAAGAGCTGATGGAACTGGTATCCTCCATGACAGCGGAACAATTACAACACCCTTATCTGGTAACGATCCCTTTTGTTGGTGATTTTAATATCCCGGGTTATGAGATGTTGCCTCAGATTATAAATCATACCGCTTACCATCGGGGCCAGGTGGTGACCATGGGCCGCCACCTGGGTATCACGGATGGGCCTAATACAGATTATATGTATTATGTGCTGGTGGGTGCCCAGCGTTATTAA
- a CDS encoding DEAD/DEAH box helicase has protein sequence MKFEQYNISPDIKESLAELGFKRPTDIQYKAIPSILKGDDVMAIAQTGTGKTAAFAIPVLHRLHQQERRSRKGKYEVKCLVMVPTRELAIQIAGVFQQIAQFTELRILAMVGGVDQEPQVKFLEKGVDVLIATPGRMFDQINQGHLDLSKVQTLILDEADHMLDLGFIRDIRDVIKHIPRDHQTLFFSATLDKDIKDLAYSVVNNPIRIQISPEDPVSKNVSHAVAYVEMDDKRFFLERLVREFPGKKILVFVRTKVRAERVVAAMARVGISSLAMHGGKEQDDRLQVMSEFKEGAVPLLITTDVNARGIDIPNVDYVVNYDLPDVPENYVHRVGRTGRGVQKGQAVSFCSTEEKPLLADIQKFIGKEITEMKINKGDYQETIRFSEEVPNDNWQLLIDQHHEEMDKLKKKKKKKK, from the coding sequence ATGAAATTTGAACAGTACAATATATCTCCTGACATCAAGGAGAGCCTGGCTGAGTTGGGCTTTAAACGTCCTACCGACATCCAGTACAAAGCGATTCCTTCTATTCTTAAGGGAGATGATGTGATGGCCATTGCCCAGACAGGCACCGGCAAAACGGCTGCATTTGCCATTCCGGTGCTCCACCGGCTTCATCAGCAGGAACGGCGCTCCCGGAAAGGCAAGTATGAAGTGAAGTGTCTGGTAATGGTGCCCACCCGCGAACTGGCCATTCAGATAGCCGGCGTGTTCCAACAGATCGCTCAATTCACCGAACTCCGCATCCTGGCTATGGTAGGCGGCGTTGACCAGGAACCACAGGTTAAATTCCTGGAGAAAGGGGTAGACGTGCTCATTGCCACCCCCGGCCGTATGTTCGACCAGATCAATCAGGGACACCTCGACCTCAGTAAGGTACAAACGCTGATTCTCGATGAAGCCGACCATATGCTCGACCTGGGCTTTATCCGCGATATCCGCGATGTGATCAAACATATCCCCCGCGATCACCAAACCCTGTTCTTTTCCGCTACCCTCGATAAAGACATCAAAGACCTGGCATATTCGGTAGTCAACAACCCTATCCGTATCCAGATCTCCCCGGAAGACCCGGTATCCAAAAACGTGAGCCACGCCGTGGCCTACGTGGAAATGGACGATAAACGTTTCTTCCTGGAACGCCTGGTAAGGGAGTTTCCCGGCAAAAAAATACTGGTGTTTGTACGTACCAAAGTAAGGGCCGAAAGAGTGGTGGCTGCTATGGCGCGTGTAGGTATCAGCTCCCTGGCCATGCACGGTGGCAAGGAGCAGGATGACCGCCTCCAGGTGATGAGCGAATTCAAAGAAGGTGCAGTGCCCTTATTGATCACCACCGATGTAAATGCCCGTGGTATCGATATCCCCAACGTAGATTATGTGGTTAACTACGACCTGCCCGACGTCCCCGAAAACTATGTACACCGCGTAGGCCGTACCGGCCGTGGCGTACAAAAAGGACAGGCCGTTTCTTTCTGCAGTACCGAAGAAAAGCCGCTGCTGGCAGACATCCAGAAATTTATCGGTAAAGAAATCACAGAGATGAAAATCAATAAAGGTGACTACCAGGAAACCATCCGTTTCTCGGAAGAAGTACCGAATGATAACTGGCAGCTGCTGATAGATCAGCACCACGAGGAGATGGATAAACTGAAAAAGAAAAAGAAGAAAAAGAAATAA
- a CDS encoding DinB family protein yields MKKEAISPDPEYFGRYINQVPDLTIREALDASLQELQALDMTRLTSLADYAYAPGKWTVKDVFQHITDTERVFAYRTLLFARNDKSAAPGMDQDLYAENTFASNRFLAEIMDELIAVRKSTIALFSSFPDEALLRYGTCWKYQMSVLAMGFTLVGHQIHHLRILHERYL; encoded by the coding sequence ATGAAAAAAGAAGCCATTTCACCCGATCCGGAATATTTTGGCCGTTACATCAATCAGGTACCAGACCTTACCATACGCGAAGCTTTGGACGCCTCTCTGCAGGAGCTGCAGGCCCTGGATATGACCAGGCTGACATCACTGGCAGACTATGCTTACGCACCTGGTAAATGGACTGTAAAAGATGTATTCCAGCATATCACCGATACAGAGCGGGTGTTTGCCTATCGTACCCTGTTATTTGCACGTAATGATAAAAGTGCGGCTCCCGGTATGGATCAGGACCTGTATGCCGAGAATACATTTGCCAGCAACCGTTTCCTCGCAGAAATCATGGATGAGCTGATAGCAGTAAGGAAATCTACCATCGCGCTGTTCAGCAGTTTTCCGGATGAAGCCCTGCTGAGATACGGTACCTGCTGGAAGTACCAGATGAGCGTACTGGCTATGGGCTTTACCCTTGTCGGACATCAGATACATCACCTCCGGATTCTCCACGAAAGATACCTGTAA
- a CDS encoding transmembrane 220 family protein: protein MKFFNIFFCVIFIIFAGLQYNDPDPYVWMPIYLFASWCCLMAARQRFYRRWYLVGIAVYFVYALYLFFTKDGVIDWMSQHQAENIAQTMKAEKPWIEETREFFGLFICIAVLGINYFYSKKKS from the coding sequence ATGAAATTCTTCAACATTTTCTTCTGTGTCATCTTTATCATTTTCGCCGGATTACAATATAATGATCCCGATCCCTATGTATGGATGCCCATTTATCTGTTTGCTTCCTGGTGTTGTCTGATGGCTGCACGACAGCGTTTTTACCGCCGCTGGTACCTGGTGGGCATTGCTGTATATTTCGTATATGCGCTCTATTTATTCTTTACCAAAGATGGGGTGATAGACTGGATGTCTCAACATCAGGCGGAGAATATTGCACAGACCATGAAAGCGGAAAAGCCCTGGATAGAAGAGACCCGGGAGTTTTTTGGATTATTTATTTGCATCGCTGTTTTAGGCATTAACTATTTTTATTCCAAAAAGAAATCATGA
- a CDS encoding SDR family NAD(P)-dependent oxidoreductase — MKRLENKVALVTGGSRGIGAAIVKRLAEEGAAVVFTYTKGAEKAAAIVAELSNKGLRSLAIAADSADPAANTSAVEQTIKAFGRIDILVNNAGVAVLKPFEDYTVEEYNWTMDINARGVFITSQAAAKHMGKGSRIITIGSCMADRVSGPYGTLYAMSKSALTAFNKGLSRDLGPRGITVNLVQPGPIDTDMNPANSEHADAQRKNISLGEYGTGEDIAALVSFLSSAESGYITGTAITIDGGTNS, encoded by the coding sequence ATGAAACGTCTGGAAAATAAAGTAGCCCTGGTAACAGGAGGTAGTCGTGGCATCGGTGCCGCAATAGTAAAAAGACTGGCAGAAGAAGGAGCCGCTGTAGTTTTCACTTATACCAAAGGAGCAGAGAAAGCAGCTGCCATCGTTGCAGAACTGAGCAACAAAGGACTGCGCAGCCTCGCTATCGCAGCCGACAGCGCCGACCCTGCCGCTAATACTTCCGCAGTAGAACAAACCATCAAAGCATTCGGGCGTATAGACATTCTCGTTAATAATGCCGGCGTTGCTGTTCTGAAACCTTTTGAGGATTATACCGTTGAAGAATACAACTGGACCATGGACATCAATGCCCGTGGCGTGTTTATCACTTCACAGGCAGCCGCTAAACATATGGGTAAAGGTAGCCGTATCATCACCATCGGCAGCTGCATGGCCGACCGGGTAAGCGGTCCTTACGGCACCCTTTATGCGATGAGCAAATCCGCACTCACCGCCTTCAACAAAGGCCTTTCCCGTGACCTCGGCCCCAGAGGCATTACTGTCAATCTGGTACAGCCAGGCCCTATTGATACCGATATGAACCCTGCCAACAGCGAACATGCCGATGCACAAAGAAAAAACATCTCCCTGGGCGAATATGGTACCGGAGAAGATATTGCAGCACTGGTATCTTTCCTGTCCTCTGCTGAAAGCGGTTATATTACCGGCACCGCCATCACCATAGACGGCGGCACCAACAGTTAA
- a CDS encoding YceI family protein, which translates to MTNWKIDESHSEIGFKVKHLMITNVSGYFTRFSGSVQTESDDFHDASISFEAAADSIDTQNQQRDEHLRNGDFFDAATFPKISFVSKKVKKIDGENYKLVGELTIKGQTHPIELEVEHSGTTVDPWGQHKAGFALKGRLHRADYGLRWNATTEAGGIVLSDEVKLNMEIQLVKS; encoded by the coding sequence ATGACTAACTGGAAAATTGATGAATCACACAGTGAAATAGGATTCAAAGTAAAACATCTTATGATCACCAATGTGAGTGGTTACTTTACACGCTTCTCCGGCAGTGTACAAACAGAGAGCGACGATTTTCATGACGCTTCTATCTCCTTCGAAGCGGCAGCAGACAGTATCGACACCCAAAACCAGCAGCGGGATGAACATCTCCGCAATGGCGATTTCTTTGATGCTGCTACTTTCCCTAAAATCAGCTTCGTCTCTAAAAAAGTTAAAAAAATAGATGGGGAGAACTATAAGCTGGTGGGCGAACTGACCATCAAAGGCCAAACCCACCCTATTGAGCTGGAGGTGGAGCATAGTGGTACTACCGTAGACCCCTGGGGCCAGCACAAAGCAGGCTTTGCGCTGAAAGGCCGCTTACACCGCGCAGACTATGGCCTGCGCTGGAATGCCACCACTGAAGCCGGCGGTATCGTACTGAGTGATGAAGTGAAACTGAATATGGAAATACAGTTGGTCAAATCCTGA